A region of Staphylococcus sp. IVB6181 DNA encodes the following proteins:
- a CDS encoding aminotransferase class I/II-fold pyridoxal phosphate-dependent enzyme: MVISRRLSKIPDSYFGKTMGRKIEHGPLPLINMAVGIPDGETPEGIVDEFAKALRVPENQKYVAFQGKDTFKQAIVDFYQRQYGVELDKDDEVCILYGTKNGLVGLPNCIVNPEDYVLLPDPGYTDYLAGVLFADAKPYALELEPPYYQPDFDKVPEEVLGQTKLVYLTYPNNPTGSTVTQDVFEDVVQKFRGTQTKIVHDFAYAAFGFDHKNPSILQTEGGKDVAIEVYSLSKGYNMSGYRVGFAVGNKDVIAALKKYHTHHHAGMFGALQDAATFALNNYDYFLDKQSEVFRARRDRFTEILDEGNIPYEPMTGGIFLWLATPEGYDGEQFVEFFLQDQSILVAPGIPFGENGRNYVRVSLALDDAQLDEAAKRLKSLSDMYKA, translated from the coding sequence TTGGTCATTTCAAGAAGATTATCAAAAATTCCGGACAGTTACTTTGGAAAAACAATGGGGAGAAAAATAGAACATGGACCGCTTCCCCTCATCAACATGGCCGTAGGCATTCCTGACGGGGAAACACCTGAAGGTATCGTAGATGAGTTTGCGAAAGCACTGCGTGTGCCAGAAAACCAAAAGTATGTCGCATTCCAAGGCAAAGACACATTCAAACAAGCGATTGTGGATTTCTATCAGCGCCAATACGGTGTTGAATTAGACAAAGATGATGAAGTTTGTATCTTATATGGTACTAAAAACGGGTTAGTCGGTCTGCCTAACTGTATTGTGAATCCTGAAGATTATGTTTTACTGCCAGATCCTGGTTATACAGACTACTTAGCAGGGGTCTTATTTGCGGATGCGAAACCTTATGCCTTAGAGCTTGAACCGCCATACTATCAACCTGATTTTGATAAAGTACCGGAGGAAGTCTTAGGTCAGACTAAGTTAGTGTATTTAACTTACCCTAATAACCCTACAGGCTCTACAGTGACACAAGATGTGTTTGAAGATGTTGTTCAAAAGTTTAGAGGTACGCAAACGAAGATAGTACATGACTTTGCTTATGCGGCATTCGGCTTTGATCATAAGAATCCGAGTATCTTGCAGACAGAAGGCGGTAAAGACGTCGCAATTGAAGTGTATTCGCTGTCTAAAGGCTATAACATGTCAGGCTATCGTGTAGGTTTTGCGGTCGGCAATAAAGACGTGATTGCGGCACTTAAGAAATATCATACCCATCATCATGCAGGTATGTTTGGTGCTTTACAAGATGCGGCGACATTTGCGCTCAATAACTATGATTATTTCTTAGATAAACAAAGTGAAGTCTTTAGAGCGCGCCGCGACCGTTTCACTGAAATCTTAGATGAAGGCAACATTCCGTATGAACCAATGACTGGCGGTATCTTCTTATGGCTAGCGACACCAGAAGGTTATGATGGCGAACAATTTGTGGAATTCTTTCTTCAAGATCAATCTATTTTAGTTGCTCCAGGTATTCCGTTTGGAGAAAATGGCCGTAATTACGTACGTGTCTCTCTTGCATTAGATGATGCACAGTTGGATGAGGCTGCGAAGCGGTTAAAATCATTAAGTGATATGTATAAAGCTTAA